The following are encoded in a window of Trichocoleus sp. genomic DNA:
- a CDS encoding GTP-binding protein, giving the protein MPIASNPPSASAHTGLARASLQDAHFDQARSSLKQAINRYAHQLRMRRPGTSVELQAALKTDLDRLNASLEKLNQCLIRIAVFGLVSRGKSAVINALLGQKMLQTGPINGVTQYPRSVYWAAPGGQVRVELIDTPGLDEVGGESRAVMAREVADQADLILFVVAGDITRTEYRALTDLQEAHKPIVLIFNKTDLYPRIDRQQIYQKLQSLFAQSGDSSKFRPRLNPEDIVLVAAEPTPLEVRVEYPDGRIEYEWDSPEPQIDALKEKLLEILNREGKSLLALNALRVARDIEASIARKTVKLHQDEAEALIWQFAKWKSIAIAANPIAVLDVMGGAATDLVMIRSLARLYGLPMTRYEAGKLLKAILFSSGGLLLGEVGSSVLLGVGKSAAAVATAFDGVSGFMTYGSAAIAQATLAGFGSYRVGKAAQIYLEQGCTWGEQGADTVIQEILSQVDRTTVIYHLRQELEQPE; this is encoded by the coding sequence ATGCCGATCGCTTCAAACCCTCCTTCTGCCAGTGCCCATACCGGATTAGCTCGTGCCAGCCTCCAAGATGCCCATTTTGATCAAGCGCGATCGAGCCTCAAGCAGGCAATCAACCGCTATGCTCATCAGCTACGCATGCGAAGACCCGGAACTTCGGTAGAACTGCAAGCTGCGCTCAAGACAGATCTCGATCGTCTCAATGCCAGTTTAGAGAAGCTGAACCAATGCTTGATTCGGATTGCGGTCTTTGGCTTGGTGAGCCGAGGGAAATCGGCAGTCATTAATGCTCTGCTGGGCCAAAAAATGTTGCAGACGGGACCGATTAACGGCGTAACGCAGTATCCGCGATCGGTTTATTGGGCGGCTCCGGGTGGGCAGGTGCGCGTCGAACTGATTGATACACCCGGATTAGATGAAGTGGGTGGCGAGTCACGGGCAGTCATGGCGAGAGAAGTGGCAGACCAGGCTGACCTGATTTTGTTTGTTGTGGCAGGAGATATTACTCGCACTGAATATCGGGCATTAACTGACCTACAGGAAGCACATAAACCGATCGTCCTGATATTTAACAAAACTGATCTGTATCCCCGCATCGATCGGCAGCAGATCTATCAAAAACTGCAAAGCCTTTTTGCTCAGAGTGGCGACAGCAGCAAATTTAGACCGCGCCTCAATCCCGAAGATATTGTTTTAGTGGCGGCGGAGCCTACACCGCTAGAAGTGCGTGTTGAGTATCCAGATGGGCGCATTGAATATGAATGGGATTCCCCCGAACCGCAAATTGACGCACTAAAAGAAAAACTGCTAGAAATTTTGAATCGGGAAGGAAAATCGCTCCTTGCCCTGAATGCTCTCCGAGTAGCACGCGACATCGAAGCCTCGATCGCTCGTAAAACGGTCAAACTTCACCAGGACGAAGCCGAAGCCCTGATCTGGCAATTTGCTAAATGGAAGTCGATCGCGATTGCCGCCAACCCGATCGCTGTTTTGGATGTGATGGGCGGAGCCGCAACCGATTTAGTCATGATTCGCTCTCTAGCTCGGCTGTATGGTCTACCAATGACTCGCTATGAAGCTGGAAAGCTCCTCAAAGCGATTTTGTTTAGTTCGGGTGGCTTACTTTTGGGCGAAGTGGGCAGCAGTGTTCTGTTAGGCGTTGGCAAAAGTGCCGCAGCCGTTGCTACCGCATTTGATGGAGTCAGTGGATTCATGACTTATGGCAGTGCTGCAATTGCTCAGGCAACCCTTGCGGGATTTGGCTCTTACCGCGTGGGCAAAGCTGCTCAAATTTATCTGGAGCAGGGCTGTACCTGGGGTGAACAGGGTGCGGATACAGTGATTCAAGAAATTTTGAGCCAAGTCGATCGCACAACCGTCATTTATCACCTGAGACAAGAGCTAGAACAGCCAGAATGA
- a CDS encoding RibD family protein, whose product MRTIVVLAMSVDGKIADRERSPARFGSAADKAHLERQVAQADGVLFGAETLRAYGTTLLVKDLGLLQQREQQGKPPQPVQIVCSGSGDLNPQFPFFRQPVPRWLLTTEAGAQRWSDRPEFQQVFSFEQSPDWQSILGQFGQLGLETLIISGGGGLIAALLEADLIDEFWLTICPLILGGTSSPTPVGGTGFPASFAPQLELRSAQTIEQEVFLHYHRKREKT is encoded by the coding sequence ATGAGGACGATCGTCGTATTGGCAATGAGCGTGGATGGCAAGATTGCAGATCGGGAGCGATCGCCTGCTCGGTTTGGGTCGGCAGCAGATAAGGCTCATTTGGAGCGGCAGGTGGCTCAGGCCGATGGAGTGCTATTTGGGGCAGAAACGCTGAGGGCTTATGGAACAACGTTGCTGGTCAAGGATCTTGGCTTGCTTCAGCAGCGAGAGCAGCAGGGAAAACCGCCGCAGCCTGTGCAGATTGTTTGTTCGGGTTCGGGCGATTTGAATCCGCAGTTTCCTTTTTTTCGGCAGCCTGTTCCCCGATGGCTCCTAACCACTGAGGCTGGCGCGCAACGGTGGAGCGATCGTCCTGAGTTTCAGCAAGTCTTCTCATTTGAGCAGTCCCCAGATTGGCAAAGTATTTTAGGACAGTTCGGGCAGTTGGGGCTGGAAACACTCATTATTTCTGGTGGTGGGGGTTTAATCGCAGCGTTGCTCGAAGCTGATTTAATTGATGAATTCTGGCTGACGATCTGCCCCTTGATTTTAGGTGGCACATCTTCCCCAACTCCTGTTGGTGGTACTGGCTTTCCGGCATCCTTCGCGCCCCAGCTAGAACTGCGATCGGCACAGACGATTGAACAAGAAGTGTTCCTTCACTACCACCGCAAGCGAGAGAAAACGTAA
- the ppsA gene encoding phosphoenolpyruvate synthase, which translates to MVIANRPQDRQPLDQASKEQAFILWLEQVGMDDVPLVGGKNASLGEMIQQLMPKGVNVPSGFATTSYAFRYFMQQAGLEKRLRQLLMDLDVHDVNNLRERGRQARTLILDTPFPPDLEQAIADAYIEMCNRYGASLEACDRLEGDEREDCLSKHSGVDVAVRSSATAEDLPDASFAGQQETYLNIRGIKRVVESCHMCFASLFTDRAISYRTIKNFDHFDVALSVGIQKMVRSDLAASGVMFSIDTESGFENAALITAAYGLGENVVQGVVNPDEYIVFKPTLKQGFRPILEKRLGSKEIKMIYDIGGGKTILNVPVPKASQQQYAISNAEILQLAEWACVIEDHYSTIRGSYAPMDIEWAKDGITNDLFIVQARPETVHSQKTRNVLRTYRLTGEERGDAETGEGGGGAKTPTAKTTKVQLPTPLLRGRAVGEMIGQGKVRIINDMHKLDAFQEGEVLVTARTDPDWEPIMKKASAVITNQGGRTCHAAIIARELGLPAIVGCGDATEVLHDEQEVTVSCAEGEEGQVYEGLLPFEVEELALDNLPRTRTQILMNVGNPQEAFGLSAIPCDGVGLARTEFIIANHIKVHPLALLQFDQLEDKSVKREIAQLTALYPHKPDYFVDKLAAGIAMLAAAFYPKPVIVRMSDFKSNEYANLLGGKTFEPEEENPMLGWRGASRYYDPKYQEAFALECKAFKRVRDEMGLTNVTPMIPFCRTPAEGRKVLEELAKHGLVRGENGLQVYVMCELPSNVILADQFSEIFDGFSIGSNDLTQLTLGLDRDSALVSHLFDERNDAVREMVRMIIQRAKANGRKVGICGQAPSDYPEFAAFLVEQGIDSISLNPDTVLKTLLTIAQTESDQAGGR; encoded by the coding sequence ATGGTTATTGCCAATCGCCCCCAAGATCGTCAACCCCTCGATCAAGCGAGTAAAGAGCAAGCGTTTATTCTCTGGCTTGAGCAAGTTGGCATGGACGATGTTCCTCTGGTTGGTGGCAAAAATGCCTCTCTAGGCGAGATGATCCAGCAACTCATGCCAAAAGGGGTTAACGTTCCTTCTGGGTTTGCCACAACTTCTTATGCCTTTCGCTATTTCATGCAACAAGCTGGACTGGAAAAGCGACTGCGGCAACTTCTCATGGATCTGGATGTGCATGACGTTAACAACCTGCGCGAACGAGGCAGACAAGCCCGCACCTTAATTCTGGATACGCCATTTCCCCCCGATTTGGAGCAAGCGATCGCCGATGCCTACATTGAAATGTGCAATCGGTATGGGGCAAGCCTGGAAGCCTGCGATCGGCTGGAAGGAGATGAGCGAGAAGACTGCCTCAGTAAACATAGCGGTGTTGATGTGGCAGTGCGATCGAGTGCGACGGCGGAAGATTTGCCAGATGCCAGCTTCGCCGGACAGCAAGAAACCTACCTGAATATTCGCGGTATTAAACGGGTGGTGGAATCCTGCCACATGTGCTTTGCTTCGCTGTTTACCGATCGCGCCATTTCTTACCGCACAATTAAAAACTTTGATCATTTCGATGTTGCCCTCTCAGTCGGGATACAGAAGATGGTGCGATCGGACTTGGCTGCTTCTGGAGTCATGTTCTCGATCGACACAGAATCGGGCTTTGAGAACGCAGCGCTGATTACGGCAGCTTATGGCTTAGGTGAAAACGTCGTGCAGGGCGTTGTCAATCCAGACGAATATATTGTCTTTAAACCAACGCTCAAGCAGGGATTCCGTCCCATTCTGGAGAAGCGACTGGGCAGCAAAGAGATCAAAATGATCTATGACATTGGCGGCGGCAAAACCATCCTCAATGTCCCGGTGCCTAAAGCCAGCCAGCAGCAATACGCTATCTCCAATGCCGAAATTTTGCAATTGGCGGAGTGGGCTTGTGTGATCGAAGATCACTACTCCACGATTCGTGGTAGCTATGCCCCCATGGACATTGAATGGGCAAAAGATGGCATCACGAATGATTTGTTTATTGTCCAGGCACGTCCCGAAACCGTTCATTCCCAAAAAACGCGAAACGTACTCAGAACTTATCGTCTAACTGGAGAAGAACGCGGAGACGCAGAGACAGGAGAAGGCGGAGGAGGTGCAAAGACCCCAACTGCGAAAACCACGAAGGTGCAACTTCCGACACCCCTCCTGAGAGGACGTGCTGTTGGCGAAATGATTGGGCAGGGCAAAGTCCGGATCATTAACGATATGCACAAGCTGGACGCCTTTCAGGAGGGGGAGGTTTTAGTCACTGCTAGAACTGATCCGGACTGGGAACCGATCATGAAGAAGGCGAGTGCGGTGATTACAAATCAGGGAGGACGTACCTGCCACGCAGCGATTATTGCCCGTGAACTGGGGCTGCCGGCGATCGTCGGCTGTGGAGATGCAACTGAGGTTCTGCACGATGAGCAAGAGGTGACCGTTTCTTGTGCAGAAGGGGAAGAAGGTCAGGTTTATGAAGGGTTGCTTCCCTTCGAGGTCGAAGAACTGGCGCTCGATAATTTGCCTCGGACGCGGACGCAAATCTTAATGAATGTAGGCAACCCCCAGGAAGCCTTCGGACTCTCTGCCATTCCCTGTGATGGCGTAGGATTGGCACGCACCGAATTTATCATTGCTAATCACATTAAGGTGCATCCACTGGCGCTGCTTCAGTTTGATCAGCTTGAAGATAAATCCGTGAAGCGAGAAATCGCTCAACTCACTGCCCTCTATCCCCATAAGCCCGATTACTTTGTCGATAAGTTAGCCGCCGGAATTGCCATGCTGGCAGCCGCTTTCTATCCCAAACCTGTAATTGTGCGAATGTCGGACTTTAAGAGCAATGAATATGCAAACCTGTTGGGCGGAAAAACGTTTGAGCCAGAGGAAGAGAACCCAATGCTGGGCTGGCGTGGTGCATCTCGCTACTATGACCCGAAATATCAGGAGGCATTTGCTCTGGAATGTAAGGCATTTAAGCGAGTGCGCGACGAAATGGGTTTAACGAACGTGACCCCCATGATTCCGTTTTGTCGTACCCCAGCGGAAGGACGCAAAGTGCTAGAGGAACTGGCGAAACATGGCTTAGTGCGCGGCGAAAACGGCTTGCAGGTCTATGTCATGTGCGAACTGCCAAGCAACGTCATTCTGGCAGACCAGTTCAGCGAAATCTTCGATGGTTTCTCGATCGGCTCCAATGACCTAACCCAACTTACCCTCGGACTCGATCGCGATTCGGCTCTGGTGTCTCATCTGTTTGACGAACGCAATGATGCCGTGCGCGAAATGGTGCGAATGATTATCCAGCGGGCAAAAGCCAACGGGCGGAAAGTCGGCATTTGTGGACAAGCACCCAGCGACTACCCTGAATTTGCTGCCTTCCTGGTGGAACAGGGCATTGATTCGATCAGCCTCAACCCAGATACCGTGCTGAAGACGCTGCTGACGATCGCCCAAACAGAATCCGATCAAGCAGGTGGCAGGTAA
- a CDS encoding ATP-binding protein, with amino-acid sequence MLGQSSFRRILLLRILLLSIPILFLGMAVTFRKARTSLLSTARLNLEQGAIRKAEMLQSNIEFLQTTLSTASETSMLQSGSPAAAKSFLTQLQSKLPPVQCLQLRDFSTNKLLVSTCGDRLIDFVSTQGWAVRRSSAGLEPLQTYSITLNRFNPPPQTDMMSQLGLVVGTPVYNPAGQIKYTLSAQVCLKQTEDVAPWLLQGYSIVLDKKGVILAHPNPGRIGTTIAQESDKDRFDDILTNVFQRDSTGARHLFNLMNDGGEWIAGFSPLTIKLSQQQNVTWAVLTVTRLDSALQGLEEITQILLILTVGLLAAHLLAMLYMARDLALPIEQLGKYAMRIHQRDKLERVPKNFRIRELNHLAEVLDNMVGRLEERAKELESAWQEAEAANQLKSEFLANTSHELRTPLNAIIGCIRLVKDGCCDTKDEEVEFLEQADKAAIHLLKIINDLLDIQRIEEEKLPLSIETIDLRQIIKDAVNLEAVPIQQKGLELTVADLPAPIMIQADPARLKQVLLNVIYNAIKFTDKGGITIDACSQTAADLPTYQAHQNGHHHDDDDPDIQPWVVISIQDTGIGIDPAQQHKLFRPFVMVDGSTTRKFEGTGLGLAISRNLVEMMGGQITLHSAGLGQGTTVKIAMPIVSASVQSAVTGNNGTAPSMERSTIG; translated from the coding sequence ATGCTAGGACAGTCTTCCTTTCGCCGCATTCTCTTGCTGCGGATTCTCCTACTCAGTATTCCGATTCTCTTCCTGGGTATGGCGGTTACATTTCGCAAGGCTCGTACAAGCTTGCTGAGTACGGCAAGGCTTAACTTGGAGCAGGGTGCGATCCGTAAAGCAGAGATGCTTCAGAGCAACATTGAGTTTTTGCAGACGACACTGTCAACTGCCAGTGAAACCTCGATGCTGCAATCTGGTTCTCCAGCCGCTGCGAAATCCTTTCTAACTCAGCTGCAAAGCAAACTGCCTCCAGTGCAGTGCCTCCAACTCCGGGACTTTTCCACCAACAAATTGCTGGTGAGTACTTGTGGCGATCGGTTGATTGACTTTGTGTCTACTCAAGGATGGGCAGTTCGTCGGAGTTCAGCAGGATTAGAGCCGCTTCAAACCTATTCCATTACGCTGAACCGCTTTAACCCGCCGCCCCAAACGGACATGATGAGCCAGCTAGGATTAGTGGTGGGCACACCAGTCTACAACCCAGCAGGACAGATCAAATACACCCTTTCTGCTCAGGTTTGTCTTAAGCAGACAGAAGATGTAGCTCCCTGGCTATTACAAGGCTATAGCATCGTTTTGGATAAAAAAGGAGTAATCCTAGCTCACCCCAACCCTGGACGAATTGGCACAACGATCGCTCAGGAATCAGACAAAGACCGCTTTGATGACATCCTGACAAACGTCTTTCAGCGAGACTCAACTGGAGCACGTCATTTATTCAACCTGATGAATGATGGTGGCGAGTGGATTGCTGGCTTTAGCCCGCTCACCATTAAGCTCTCGCAGCAGCAGAATGTGACTTGGGCAGTGCTGACTGTGACGCGCTTGGATAGTGCCCTGCAAGGTCTAGAAGAAATTACCCAAATTCTGCTCATCCTGACAGTGGGGCTATTGGCGGCGCACTTGCTGGCAATGCTTTATATGGCAAGAGACCTGGCTCTGCCGATCGAGCAGTTGGGGAAATATGCCATGCGAATCCATCAGCGAGATAAGCTGGAGCGTGTTCCTAAGAATTTCCGGATTCGAGAACTCAACCATCTGGCAGAAGTGCTGGACAACATGGTGGGCCGTCTAGAGGAACGAGCAAAGGAGCTAGAGTCAGCCTGGCAGGAAGCAGAAGCCGCAAATCAGCTCAAGAGCGAGTTTTTGGCAAATACATCTCATGAACTGCGAACACCCCTAAACGCGATTATTGGCTGCATCCGCTTGGTGAAAGATGGCTGCTGCGATACCAAAGACGAGGAAGTTGAATTTTTGGAACAGGCAGATAAAGCTGCAATTCACTTGCTCAAAATCATTAACGATCTGCTGGATATTCAGCGGATTGAAGAGGAAAAACTGCCGCTTTCAATTGAAACGATCGATTTACGCCAGATCATCAAAGATGCGGTGAACTTGGAAGCAGTCCCGATTCAGCAGAAAGGACTAGAGCTAACGGTTGCTGATCTGCCAGCGCCAATTATGATTCAGGCTGATCCGGCTCGTCTCAAGCAGGTCTTGCTGAACGTGATTTACAACGCAATTAAATTCACGGATAAGGGCGGCATCACGATCGATGCTTGTTCCCAAACCGCAGCCGACCTCCCAACTTACCAGGCACATCAAAACGGACATCACCATGACGACGATGATCCCGATATCCAGCCCTGGGTCGTGATCTCAATCCAAGACACGGGCATTGGTATCGATCCAGCACAGCAGCATAAGCTTTTCCGTCCCTTTGTCATGGTTGACGGTTCCACAACCCGTAAGTTTGAAGGAACGGGGCTAGGGCTGGCGATTTCCCGCAACCTTGTAGAAATGATGGGTGGACAGATTACCCTTCACAGCGCCGGGCTAGGGCAAGGAACAACCGTTAAAATTGCCATGCCGATCGTATCCGCCTCCGTTCAGTCTGCGGTAACTGGTAATAACGGAACAGCCCCCTCAATGGAGCGATCGACGATTGGATAG
- a CDS encoding PrsW family glutamic-type intramembrane protease yields the protein MTQPDLRKLAQQGNPGAIALWLNQILQPRGVTAKVVLRDQRLKVLLASSRPLEQQAFIRFVQQQISQLAVEGITSVKVYGQQVGEDVPAWIEEFPIALRADSAAIISFNPSSPKVSPSAIVPYQTEDFFAALRSFQMSFIFPYRDVFSRELYRHPLVQLLLFLGLFPLVINLIAEQVSLAQTAWLTGIYYAAMWGVLLYNLIKPPQFSWGNTLKCVVFTAFISIPILLLIQRVPPFSTLYQATGQGLVGRLIGFVFGVGVLEEVCKALPVYLLLLRRGKLTEPHTAAFYGAMSGLGFAIAEGAAYSLLYALGLTRGQLGLGSYVAANTIRFVSLPLFHAILAGIVGYFMGLGAINPARQTALLVIGLTIAATLHGLYNTFAGAVPGLFVVAFAIALFFTYLRRSKEMVEHMHQAERKFRSKN from the coding sequence ATGACGCAGCCTGATCTTCGGAAACTTGCCCAGCAAGGAAATCCGGGAGCAATTGCCCTCTGGCTGAATCAGATTCTTCAACCGCGCGGTGTCACCGCCAAAGTTGTTTTAAGAGATCAGCGGCTAAAGGTTTTATTGGCATCGAGCCGTCCATTAGAGCAGCAGGCGTTTATCCGGTTTGTGCAGCAGCAGATCAGTCAGTTGGCGGTTGAAGGAATTACATCTGTCAAAGTTTATGGGCAGCAAGTCGGGGAAGATGTCCCTGCCTGGATCGAAGAATTTCCGATCGCGCTTCGTGCAGATTCAGCTGCAATTATTTCATTCAACCCCAGCAGCCCAAAAGTTTCGCCCAGTGCGATCGTTCCCTATCAAACAGAAGACTTCTTTGCTGCCCTGCGATCGTTCCAGATGAGTTTCATCTTTCCTTACCGGGATGTCTTTAGTCGGGAGCTTTATCGGCATCCGCTTGTTCAATTGCTGCTTTTTTTAGGGCTATTTCCGCTCGTCATCAACCTGATTGCAGAACAGGTCAGCCTGGCACAAACGGCATGGCTCACAGGCATCTACTATGCTGCAATGTGGGGGGTTCTGCTCTATAACCTGATCAAGCCGCCTCAGTTTTCTTGGGGCAATACGCTGAAGTGCGTTGTTTTCACTGCTTTTATTAGCATTCCAATTTTGCTGCTGATCCAGCGAGTACCGCCTTTTAGCACACTCTATCAGGCAACTGGTCAGGGCTTAGTGGGGCGGCTCATTGGCTTTGTATTTGGGGTCGGCGTGCTGGAAGAAGTTTGTAAAGCTTTGCCGGTCTACCTGTTGCTGCTGCGTCGGGGGAAATTAACCGAGCCTCATACGGCTGCTTTCTATGGGGCAATGTCTGGGCTAGGATTTGCGATCGCCGAGGGAGCCGCTTATTCACTGCTCTATGCGCTTGGCTTAACGCGAGGACAGCTTGGCTTAGGCTCTTATGTGGCAGCTAACACGATTCGCTTTGTTTCTCTGCCGCTGTTTCACGCAATTCTAGCGGGCATTGTTGGCTATTTTATGGGCTTGGGCGCAATCAATCCGGCTCGTCAAACGGCACTTCTCGTGATTGGCTTGACGATCGCCGCAACCCTGCATGGACTCTACAACACCTTCGCTGGAGCCGTTCCCGGTTTATTTGTGGTTGCCTTTGCAATTGCCCTCTTTTTCACATACCTTCGCCGCAGCAAGGAAATGGTGGAGCACATGCATCAGGCAGAAAGGAAGTTTCGCAGCAAGAATTAA
- a CDS encoding ABC-ATPase domain-containing protein yields the protein MSSLSTAQILHQSLLRLDQQSYKAYKQIQGRYQFPGFTLLIDHVQGDPFAAPSRLRVLVPQTEAQFPSELYRSPSREIALRDYLNRQFDRHSADLHERRGSGKSGLIAIASPKQEVLERSAVWIDEQQVEARFVVGLPARGRTILGRQAAELLCQDIPDIVRRSLLFRALEAEAIQKHVEIIEDADWLREQLSSRGLVAFIPDGAILPRQSGVNDQPMARIAQSTSTTAIPFQSPDSLRVMFDRPNQGKITGMGIPKGVTLIVGGGYHGKSTLLRGIALGVYNHIPGDGREQLVTNATAVKIRAEDGRSITGVNISPFINHLPQGRSTVQFSTENASGSTSQAANIIEALEIGAKVLLVDEDTSATNFMIRDRRMQALIAKDKEPITPFVDKIRQLYEEQGVSTVLVMGGSGDYFEAADTVIAMVDFQPQEVTQQAKEIATAYQTDRASEGGTTFGTITTRIPVSKRLDAPQPKWQQGSEVPREDRSPKLKVRDLDELVFGGEAVDLSAIEQIVDVGQLRAIGAAVAYLQQYYLDGKRPLVEIVAHVMLDVQRGTLDALTTYPQGDLAAFRSIELAAVLNRLRTLEV from the coding sequence ATGTCTTCCCTATCTACAGCTCAAATCCTTCACCAAAGCCTGTTGCGGCTAGATCAGCAGAGCTACAAGGCATACAAGCAAATTCAAGGACGCTATCAGTTTCCGGGCTTTACGCTGCTGATTGACCATGTGCAAGGTGATCCATTTGCTGCGCCCAGTCGTCTGCGCGTTTTGGTTCCTCAGACCGAAGCCCAGTTTCCCTCAGAGCTTTATCGATCGCCCAGCCGTGAAATTGCTTTAAGAGACTATTTGAACCGCCAGTTCGATCGCCACTCCGCTGATTTACACGAAAGGCGAGGCAGCGGTAAAAGTGGCTTGATTGCGATTGCTTCTCCAAAACAAGAAGTACTAGAGCGATCGGCAGTTTGGATCGATGAACAGCAGGTTGAGGCTCGGTTTGTGGTGGGGCTTCCAGCAAGAGGCAGAACGATTTTAGGCAGGCAAGCAGCAGAATTGCTTTGTCAAGATATTCCAGACATTGTGCGTCGATCGCTTTTGTTTCGGGCATTAGAGGCTGAGGCAATCCAAAAGCACGTTGAAATAATCGAAGATGCAGATTGGCTCAGAGAGCAGCTATCCAGCCGAGGACTGGTTGCGTTTATCCCCGATGGAGCAATTTTGCCACGTCAGAGTGGCGTCAATGATCAGCCAATGGCTAGGATCGCTCAATCTACTTCAACCACTGCCATTCCCTTTCAATCGCCTGATTCGCTGCGCGTCATGTTCGATCGGCCAAACCAAGGCAAAATTACGGGCATGGGCATCCCGAAAGGCGTCACGCTGATTGTGGGAGGTGGCTATCACGGCAAATCGACCTTACTGAGAGGCATTGCGCTTGGAGTCTACAATCACATTCCTGGAGATGGAAGAGAGCAGCTTGTCACCAATGCCACTGCCGTTAAGATTCGGGCGGAAGACGGACGCAGCATTACTGGAGTCAATATCTCGCCATTCATCAATCACTTGCCTCAAGGACGATCGACGGTGCAGTTCTCTACAGAAAACGCCAGCGGCAGCACTTCGCAGGCAGCAAATATTATTGAGGCTCTGGAGATTGGTGCAAAAGTTTTGCTGGTTGATGAAGATACCTCCGCCACCAATTTCATGATCCGCGATCGACGAATGCAAGCGCTGATTGCTAAAGACAAAGAACCGATTACGCCTTTTGTCGATAAAATCCGGCAGCTTTATGAGGAACAAGGTGTTTCAACGGTGTTGGTGATGGGCGGCAGTGGTGATTATTTCGAGGCAGCCGATACCGTGATTGCGATGGTTGATTTTCAGCCGCAGGAAGTGACTCAGCAAGCAAAAGAAATTGCCACAGCTTATCAAACCGATCGCGCTTCAGAAGGCGGCACAACGTTTGGCACAATCACTACCAGGATTCCCGTTTCCAAACGGCTTGATGCTCCCCAACCCAAATGGCAGCAAGGCTCAGAAGTGCCACGGGAAGACCGATCGCCCAAGCTAAAAGTGCGTGATCTAGATGAGTTAGTGTTTGGTGGCGAAGCAGTTGATCTTTCTGCGATCGAACAAATTGTTGATGTGGGGCAGCTTCGGGCGATCGGGGCAGCAGTAGCTTATTTGCAGCAATATTATCTGGACGGGAAGCGTCCCTTGGTCGAGATCGTGGCGCATGTGATGCTCGATGTCCAGCGTGGCACACTCGATGCCCTGACTACTTACCCCCAAGGAGATTTAGCTGCGTTTCGGTCGATCGAACTGGCAGCAGTTCTCAATCGGCTCCGCACATTAGAGGTATGA
- a CDS encoding GNAT family N-acetyltransferase: protein MVEQLQPRYSVNWINRINEVPQMAWDMLALPLKTPFLEWAWLHNMETSGSVGAKAGWLPNHLTIWRDRTLIAAAPLYIKGHSYGEFVFDHQWADLAARLGIQYYPKMLGMSPFTPAEGYRFLIAPGEDEDEITELMIGAIDHFCVRHRISGCNFLYVDPEWRPVMERHGFTTWLHHSYIWQNQGFQTFDDYLSSFNANQRRNIKRERKAVSQSGLRLEPMTGEQLSKSMLGQVYEFYADTCDKFGWWGSKYLTRRFFEQLSPDYCHRVVLFGVYSEANDQHPIGMSFCLTKGDRLYGRYWGATQDFDNLHFETCYYKPIEWAINNNVQLFDPGAGGRHKKRRGFPATPNHSLHRFYNNKLTQILHAYIEEINEMEQQEMDAINQGLPFKQTDE, encoded by the coding sequence ATGGTTGAACAACTCCAGCCTCGCTACTCGGTTAACTGGATCAATCGCATTAATGAAGTGCCTCAGATGGCATGGGATATGCTTGCCCTGCCTTTAAAAACTCCTTTTTTGGAATGGGCATGGCTGCACAATATGGAAACTTCGGGCAGCGTTGGTGCAAAAGCAGGATGGTTGCCCAATCACCTCACCATTTGGCGCGATCGAACTTTAATTGCGGCGGCTCCGCTCTACATCAAAGGGCACAGCTACGGCGAGTTTGTGTTTGATCACCAGTGGGCAGACCTGGCAGCTCGGCTTGGCATTCAGTACTATCCCAAAATGTTGGGGATGTCGCCTTTTACACCTGCGGAAGGGTATCGGTTTTTGATTGCGCCCGGAGAAGATGAAGACGAAATTACAGAACTGATGATTGGAGCGATCGATCATTTCTGTGTGCGGCATCGTATTTCTGGCTGCAATTTTCTCTACGTTGATCCGGAATGGCGACCTGTGATGGAACGGCATGGTTTTACGACCTGGCTACATCACAGCTACATCTGGCAAAATCAGGGTTTTCAGACCTTTGATGATTATTTGAGCAGCTTTAATGCCAATCAACGACGCAACATTAAGCGCGAACGAAAGGCAGTCAGCCAGTCAGGCTTGCGATTAGAACCGATGACCGGAGAACAACTCTCTAAGTCAATGCTGGGACAAGTCTATGAATTCTATGCCGACACCTGCGATAAGTTTGGCTGGTGGGGCAGCAAGTATCTCACAAGACGATTCTTTGAGCAGCTTTCCCCCGACTACTGCCATCGCGTTGTCCTGTTTGGAGTCTACTCCGAAGCCAATGACCAGCACCCGATCGGTATGTCTTTCTGCTTAACCAAGGGCGATCGGCTCTATGGTCGCTATTGGGGCGCAACTCAGGATTTTGATAACCTCCACTTTGAGACCTGCTATTACAAGCCGATCGAGTGGGCAATCAACAATAACGTTCAACTTTTTGATCCGGGAGCAGGCGGACGACACAAAAAACGGCGCGGCTTTCCGGCAACCCCCAATCATTCACTACACCGCTTCTACAACAACAAATTGACCCAGATCCTTCATGCCTACATTGAGGAAATCAATGAAATGGAGCAGCAAGAAATGGACGCAATTAATCAAGGTCTGCCGTTTAAGCAAACCGATGAATGA